A portion of the Rhizoctonia solani chromosome 6, complete sequence genome contains these proteins:
- a CDS encoding Enoyl-(Acyl carrier protein) reductase, whose product MAQARKSTSQPACRYPAQHAYKNNLIKTGGSMVMTIGNVHHWPYPGFSPEARDSLFKSQEEKLPVGHVGTPEETAEAYIFAAKRTYLTGQVIVIDGGGVLA is encoded by the exons ATGGCACAAGCTCGCAAGAGCACATCCCAACCAGCTTGCCGTTACCCAGCCCAACACGCCTACAAGAACAACCTCATCAAGACGGGTGGCTCGATGGTCATGACTATCGGTAATGTTCATCACTGGCCATATCCCGG CTTTTCGCCGGAAGCACGAGATAGTTTATTCAAATCTCAAGAAGAGAAACTACCTGTCGGGCATGTCGGGACGCCCGAAGAAACCGCCGAGGCATATATTTTCGCCGCGAAG CGCACTTATCTTACGGGCCAAGTTATCGTTATTGACGGTGGAGGAGTGTTGGCTTGA
- a CDS encoding cytochrome P450 family protein, whose translation MLRSTYGYCPKDDQDLIYVNALQTSINLLDAVMISNFWVNAFPILASVPDWVPGTGWKRTAREWREQKVKAINTPYEWTKQQNSNCLIQGYVQAKGDFEHSFLGCLLDDNESTGESCTAKQEKELKELCYTLFVGGTDTTGTALLSFVAAMVAHPEAQIKAQAKIDSVIGYATRLPTLADAGQLPYVQQLILEVIRWLPVAPTGGPPHQCSQDDVYRGYDIQKGTIVTVNLWALSRDETVYNNPEVFDPERFADSNVTALPNFGWGRRKCPGNHFAEASLFLFISSMLTTFTFSRKVDPDGREVTPKIEGDYNNLALILKPFEFELSPRSEEHKQLVIDNMPKD comes from the exons ATGTTGAGGTCGACCTACGGATATTGTCCTAAAGATGACCAAGATTTGATCTATGTGAATGCCCTTCAAACCTCAATCAATCTTCTTGATGCTGTAATGATTAGCA ACTTTTGGGTCAATGCGTTCCCAATCCTTGCTAGCGTTCCTGATTGGGTTCCTGGAACTGGTTGGAAACGTACCGCCCGGGAATGGAGAGAACAAAAGGTCAAAGCTATCAACACGCCCTACGAATGGACAAAACAACAGAAT AGCAATTGTCTCATTCAAGGCTACGTTCAGGCAAAGGGAGATTTTGAGCACTCATTTCTTGGATGCTTACTGGATGACAATGAATCTACTGGTGAATCATGCACGGCCAAGCAAGAGAAGGAACTAAAGGAACTGTGTTACACCTTGTTTGTTG GTGGTACCGACACA ACAGGGACAGCTCTTTTGAGCTTTGTTGCAGCCATGGTGGCTCACCCAGAGGCTCAAATAAAAGCACAGGCCAAGATAGACTCTGTTATTGGCTACGCAACTAGATTACCAACACTTGCTGATGCTGGCCAACTACCCTACGTCCAGCAACTTATTCTTGAAGTTATACGCTGGTTGCCTGTAGCACCAACAG GGGGACCTCCACATCAGTGCTCCCAGGACGACGTTTACCGAGGATATGATATTCAAAAGGGGACTATTGT GACGGTTAATCTTTG GGCATTAAGTCGCGATGAGACTGTCTACAACAACCCTGAGGTATTCGACCCCGAGAGGTTTGCTGATTCAAACGTGACCGCTTTGCCAAACTTCGGATGGGGGAGACG TAAATGCCCTGGAAATCACTTTGCCGAAGCATCTCTCTTCCTATTTATATCTTCGATGCTCACAACCTTTACCTTCTCTCGCAAGGTAGACCCAGATGGAAGGGAAGTCACCCCCAAGATTGAGGGAGACTATAATAACCTTGCCCT CATACTCAAACCATTCGAGTTTGAACTGTCCCCACGATctgaagaacataaacaacTTGTCATTGATAACATGCCCAAGGATTAA
- a CDS encoding Retrotransposable element Tf2 protein, whose amino-acid sequence MATCSRTSSQAQSPFDPRDLGSRLLTTTPIELGEVSLERVTHLLLGLLSQVENLERKLEEVKETGIETQTNVENISQTVDVPPVVEATPRPLQKIEPIGLVSGPSFWPKQPKGLPSFAQPAPQRAIPPRVPSPLPSPRLRSPIGASAPPPLAPVAAYPAPVKVDHPDAYTGKIGSEAKQWLTRMLAWTRLNARMFPTNQEVLSFLLMNMKDSAGAWAHPHLDQLGSHRAIIQTVKGFKVEFLAAFGDPDATRAAEQKITSLTQSGTCADYITKFRTLAMELDWNNVALQGQFARGLHWEVSCQIATRKHRPRTLLELQNAALVIDNALREERASHPPKDNKSSRPSNPARGTSTGQSTTGSKKLSDDPNFVLEEERNRRRAAGACIKCGKMGHKFAECRTGWKATPIEDKGKAKETAKVGEDSKYQSGKDHNRISPLFTISIKPEKQADYLEVLIDSGTTSSFMHPRTAESLRLPLIDLPSPRTVTMLDGSSPQAGKIWKKANLTFSFDGKRITESFLICNTGSHAAILGLKWLDAHNPEIDWNQRTLSFPHAPPEHVAIAEEEEADQNPLEGVPSKYHQYAKVFGEEEFNKLPPHWHYDIGIELTEEGPLNSPLYSMTDAESATLKDWLRDELKAGKIQPSKSSISSPVMFVPKKDGSRRLVVDYRRLNNRTKKNVYPLPRPNDLMAQLRGAKVFTKLDLRWGYNNVRVKEGDEWKTAFRTKYGLYKSLVMTFGLTNAPAAFQHFMNKLFKDLLDVCVIIYLDDILIYSKDDATHTQHVHEVLQRLLDNQLFCKASKCTFHVTSVEYLGIIVLDKGFSLDKLKIQAVQEWPVPAKVKEVQSFLGFANFLRQFVANFSHMAQPLHNLVKKDTPWKWGTKEQEAFQGLKDAITNAPVLCHADPSKLYFLETDASGAALGSILSQRQEDGRLHPLGFLSESFKGAEQNYNTHDKELLAIIRSFEYWRIFLEGTLHPVTVFTDHRNLEYWKESRTFNRRHARWHLLLAGYNFQIVYRPGKQSGKPDALSQRLDHADIPPASQTMLPDPVFANIALVTPEKELQRQIEVSLDQDESLEEILQFLQNESKAPPSIKKAFKDYEMEAGLLFYQGRIVVPDVGTLRTDLLCIFHDSPLAGHPGRQQTLELVLRNYYWPGIRADTYWHVDSCETCQRIRKPKYALIPPQPLKLPSRPWQHLSYDMIVDLPKDGNHDSILVIVDSFTKYGIFVKCSKKLKAPELAELFLEHVWKRHGMPEKTVSDRGRVFNNKFLRALYKRLGIDPHFSLAYHPQSNGQTERVNPSIEHFLRAYSGVNQRDWTKWLPMAEFAYNNAVHSSTGKTPFKALYGWEPTLTPSNVPTDVPEADNLAQTMEAQWSEVESALRQSKQRMTAGEDGNPTEFEIGEEVWLDARNVNLKTLSSKLTEQRLGPFKVTEKISDRAYRLELPPTMRIHNVFYVGLLSKVKRDKTRAFENRPPPVTVDGEEEYKVEGITNAEERNGKWFFRVKWKGYGSEENTWEPQENLKNAGKILKKYKEDMRKKALGAAKALKGGQCRRHS is encoded by the exons atggcaacctgttcccGGACATCCTCTCAAGCCCAATCCCCTTTTGATCCAAGAGACCTGGGATCCCGACTTCTGACAACCACCCCTATCgaacttggggaagtctccctcgaGCGGGTTAcccacctcctccttggcctcctcagcCAAGTCGAGAACCTCGAGCGGAAGCTTGAAGAAGTCAAGGAAACGGGGATCGAAACCCAAACCAACGTTGAAAACATTTCCCAAAccgtcgatgtt CCCCcggttgtggaagcaacaCCACGACCCCTACAAAAAATcgagcctattggattggttaGTGGGCCCTCCTTCTGGCCCAAGCAACCAAAGGGGCTTCCCAGCTTTGCCCAACCAGCCCCCCAGAGGGCCATACCTCCGCGAGTCCCTTCTCCCcttccatctccgcgtctccgatccccCATCGGAGCatctgcccctccacctctggctccagtcgccgcctatcccgctccggtcaaggttgaccaccccgacgcctacacaggcaaaatagggagcgaGGCAAAGCAATGGCTGACCcggatgttggcctggacccgTCTCAATGcacggatgttccccaccaatcaggaggtattatccttcctcctgatgaatatgaaggactccgccggggcctgggcccacccccaccttgaccagctcgGCTCACACCGGGCCATAATTCAAACGGTCAAAGGATTCAAGGTggaattcctggcagcatttggcgaccctgatgccacaagggccgccgagcaGAAGATAACCTCCCTCACCcaatccggcacatgcgcggattatATTACGAAGTTCAGGACCttagcaatggaactggactggaacaacgtggccctccaaggccagtttgcccgcggcctccactgggaggttaGTTGCCAGATTGCCACCCGCAAGCACCGACCCCGTACCCTCCtcgagctgcaaaacgcagcactcgtcattgacaacgctctccgcGAAGAGCGCGCTAGCCACCCGCCAAaggataataagtctagcagaccatccaaccccgcaagggggacgagtaccggccagtcCACGAccggttcaaagaaactctccgacGACCCAAattttgtgttggaagaagaacgcaatcgccgccgcgccgctggcgcctgtatcaaatgcggcaaaatgggtcacaagttcgcggaatgccgcacgggctggaaggctacccctattgaggacaaggggaaagccaaggaaaccgccaaagttggcgaagactccaagtaccaatcgggaaaaga ccacaatagaatctcccccctatttacaatttctatcaaaccagagaaacaagcggattacttagaagtcctgattgattcaggcacCACTTCATCCTTCATGCACCCCCgtaccgcggaatcactccgcctcccgCTCATAGACCTCCCTTCACCCCGTACTGTTAccatgctcgatgggtcgagcccccaggctggcaaaatctggaaaaaggctaacctaaccttttcctttgatggcaaacgtatAACGGAGTCCTTCCTCATTTGCAACACAGGatctcacgccgccatcttagggttgaaatggttggacgcccacaatccagagattgattggaaccaacGGACCCTATCCTTCCCCCATGCGCCTCCAGAGCATGTAGCCAttgctgaggaagaagaagctgaccagaacccccttgaaggagtaccctccaagtaccaccaatacgccaaggtatttggggaggaagaattcaacaagctcccGCCCCATTGGCATTACGACATTGGGATCGAGCTgacggaagaaggccccttgaactcccCATtatacagcatgactgacgccgaATCCGCCACGCTCaaagactggctcagggatgagctcaaagctgggaagatccaacccagcaaatcctcaatcagttcccccgtcatgtttgtccctaAGAAGGATGGATCCCGCCGATTGGTCGTTGATTACCGCCGCCTCaacaaccggacaaaaaagaacgtTTATCCACTTCCCCGCCCCAATGACCtgatggcccagctccgtggtgccaaggttttCACTAAATTGGACTTGCgatggggatacaacaatgtccgtgtTAAGGAAGgggacgaatggaaaaccgccttccgcaccaagtacggcctatacaaatccctggttatgacctttggcctgacaaacgcccccgctgccttccaacacttcatgaacaaattgttcaaagACCTACTAGACGtttgcgtcatcatttaccttgatgacatcctgatctactcaaaggatgacgcaactCATACGCAACACGTCCATGAAGTCCTGCAGCGGCTACTAGATAATCAACTGTTCTGTAAGGCATCAAAGTGcacattccacgtcacttCTGTGGAgtacctgggaatcattgtcttggataagggttttagtctggataagctcaagatccaggcagtacaggaatggccagTACCCgccaaggtcaaagaagttcAGTCATTCCTggggtttgccaacttcctccgtCAATtcgttgccaactttagccacatggcccAGCCACtgcacaacctggtcaagaaagacacgccatggaaatggggcactaaggaacaggaagccttccaaggactaaaggatgccatcaccaacgccccggtcCTTTGCCATGCAGACCCGTCCAAACTgtacttcctggaaacggATGCTTCCGGCGCAGCACTAGGATCCATATTGAGCCAACGACAGGAAGACGGTCGCCTACACCCCCTAGgattcctgtcagaatcattcaaaggggcggaacagaactacaacacGCACGACAAGGAAttattggcaatcatccgttcctttgaatactggcgtattttcctggaaggaactcTGCACCCTGTCACTGTGTTCACGGATCACCGTAACCTAGAgtattggaaggaatcccgTACATTCAACCGACGGCacgccagatggcacctGTTGCTAGCcggatacaacttccaaattgtttaTCGCCccgggaaacaatcagggaagccagatgcGCTCTCACAACGATTGGATCATGCCGATATCCCACCTGCCAGTCAAACTATGCTCCCCGaccctgtctttgccaacatcGCACTAGTAACCCCTGAGAAGGAACTCCAGCGCCAAATCGAGGTCAGCCTAGACCAAGatgaatccctggaggaaatattacaattcctccaaaatgagtCTAAGGCACCCCCGTCCATCAAAaaggcattcaaggattacgaGATGGAGGCCGGTCTGCTATTTTACCAAGGGCGCATTGTGGTCCCAGATGTTGGTACCCTGAGAACAGATTTGCTTTGCATCTTCCACGATAGCCCATTAGCTGGACACCCGGGTAGGCAACAAACTCTGGAACTAGTATTGCGTAACTACTATTGGCCGGGCATCCGCGCAGACACGTATTGGCACGTGGATTCATGTGAAACTtgtcaacggatcaggaaaCCTAAATACGCCTTGATCCCTCCGCAACCGCTCAAACTCCCATCTAGACCATGGCAACACCTTTcctatgatatgattgtagaCTTACCAAAGGATGGGAACCACGACTCCATCCTGGTCATAGTAgatagcttcaccaagtacgggatctttgtcaaatgctccaaaaaactGAAAGCGCCCGAGCTAGCGGAGttattcctggaacacgtatggaaacgccatGGAATGCCAGAAAAGACAGTATCGGATAGAGGAAGGGTctttaataacaaattcctacGGGCTCTTTACAAACGCCTGGGGATTGACCCGCACTTCTCATTGGCTTACCACCCTCAGAGCAACGGCCAAACGGAGCGGGTGAACCCTTCCATTGAACATTTCCTTAGAGCATACTCAGGGGTgaaccaaagggactggaccaaatggcttcCCATGGCGGAGTtcgcctacaacaacgccgtacatagcagcacgggcAAAACTCCCTTCAAGGCCTTATATGGTTGGGAACCCACCCTAACGCCTTCCAACGTACCAAcggacgtcccagaagcagacaatcTGGCCCAGACTATGGAAGCACAGTGGAGCGAGGTAGAGTCTGCTctccggcaatctaagcaacgAATGACAGCCGGGGAAGACGGGAATCCAACGGAGTTtgaaattggagaagaagtatgGCTTGACGCCAGAAATGTCAATCTGAAGACCCTAAGCTCAAaactaacggaacaacgcttagggccattcaaAGTCACCGAAAAAATCTCTGATCGCGCGTACAGACTTGAACTCCCACCAACCATGCGCATTCATAACGTATTTTACGTGGGTCTACTATCAAAAGTTAAAAGGGACAAGACGCGCGCCTTTGAAAATCGCCCACCGCCggtcaccgtggacggagaggaggaatacaaagtggaagggataaccaatgcagaagaacgcaacgggaaatggtttttccgggtaaaatggaagggttatggctCCGAGgagaacacatgggaacctcaAGAGAACTTGAAAAAtgcggggaaaattttgaaaaaatacaaggaagacatgagaaagaaggccctcggcgctgccaaggcccttaagggggggcagtgtcgtagacacagttga